The Fibrobacter sp. UWB5 DNA segment ACGACGATCAGTCTGTCGCGGAAGAATCTTCCTCGAGCGTATCAAAAAATGATTCGGATGATGACGATATAAGCAGCGAGTCTTCGAAAGACAAGTCTTCGAGTTCTAGCAAAAAGGCGAAAAGCTCCAGCAGTGCAAAGGAATCTAAATCCAGCTCTTCTTCTGTTGCGGCCAAGGAGTCGTCTTCATCGAAGGGAGTGTCCTCTAGTTCAGAAGACCTGTCCAGTTCCAGCGAGGAAGCGCCGTCGTCTTCGTCAATAGCTTCTAGCTCGTCACGTTTTAATTGCCAGAGGGATTATTATTGCGCTTCGATTGCTGAAAAATGCGATGAAGATATGCTGGATTCCTTTAAGATTGTGACTAAGTCCGAAACTAGGTATTATCATTGCGATACCAATGGATGGCAGTATCTTACTCATGCGGAATATGATACCTTCGGGAAAAAATGTGAGGCCGATGGCGATACGCTTTGGAGCAACCATGTTTTTAAGCATGAAGATGATTCGTTGAATACGGGCAGAACCCTTTACATTTGTAGGGAAGGCAAGCCTGAACAAGTTATTAATTACTTGAAACATATTTATTTCGAGTGTAACGAAAAGAACCAAAACAGAGTAGTTCAGAAAAAGTATTCCTCGTTTATTTGCCAAGGCAATGCTTGGAGCCTGCTTGACCAGGAAACGGGAACGATGGTGGATCCGCGCGATGGAAAGGAATACCGTACGGTGGGCATCGGGAATCACTTGTGGATGCAAGAGGAACTGCGGTATAATCAGAATCCGAGTACTAATGTGACTTATACCTGGAGCACGGCGATGGGCGGCATTCCGGCTGCTGTGAAAGAGGGGGCAATCCTGAATACCTATGTTCAGGGGGTATGCCCGGATGGCTGGCGCGTAGCGTCTCACACTGATTTGGTTGAACTTTCCAGTTACTTTAAAGCGATGAGCGCATGGGTGTCTAATTTTGAGCAGCAGTGCTATATTGGGAAGGAAAATTGGTTCCGTTCTGGATCGCAATATGACCATTATGAAGGGACGGATTGTATGAACACGATGTTTTTCCCTGCAGATATAAGTGTCATCGGCAAAAAGTTGAAGGAGTCTGATAAAGGGCACTTGACGGGAATGTGGGTTTCTTGGGGGCGAGAGTATGAGGGTGAAGCATTATTGATTAGTAATGCGCGGTTTACGGGCGGAACGACGGTCCCTTTTAAGGAATACGGCAATTACAGCATGTCGTCTGCATTTACGGTCCGCTGCGTCAAAAACGAAGACGGGGAATACGCCTATAAAACCGCTTTGCAGGCGCCGACGTATACCGTATCCAGGTAGTGTTTTTTTGTAAATTATGGTTATGAAGTTGAATGCTAAGATTTTTGCATTGGTTTTTGGGCTATTCTCTTTAGCGACGACGTTTGCGGCAGATACGCTGCAGGTGTTTGCCATTCGTGTGGAATTTGCCGAAGAAAAGACAGATAACAGCCTGACGACAGGAACGGGGCTTTTTGATTCGGACAAGGCGAAGAAAGATGCCTATAGCCTGGACCCGCAGGGGGTTCGAAACAGCGCTCCTTACTGGAGAAAGCATTTTGAATTTGCCAACGCCTACTTTAACAAGGCGAGTAACGGCAATGTGGTGATCGATGCGCATATTTATCCGAAGGAATCGAGCGCCTACAAGCTGAAAAAGCAGATTATCGATTATAACCGCACGAGTAAGATGAAAGGCGAAAAGACCGCGGAATTCGACGATGCCCGCAGCCGCGACTACTTGCAGTTTATTTATGACGCCGTAATGGCAGCGCACGAATCGGGCGATTCTCCGTTCAAGGAACCGCTTTCGAAAAACCCGAATACCAAGCGTGCCTACATGATTATCCATGCGGGCGCAAGCCGCCTGGTCGATGGCGGTAGCATGGGAACGCGCGGCGCCGATACGCCGGGCGACTTCATGGATGTGTACATTGACAAGTCCGCCTGGCAGTACTTGCCGGATTCGATCAAGAATGCGGCATTCCATAAGGAAGGCAAGAAGGCGAATGGCAAGGATTCGCTGGTGGCCGAGGGTCTGATTTTGAAGGGCGCTGCCGTCGATACGCTGAAGTCAATCATGGTCACGAGCGAAACCGCGTCGCAAGACGGCCTGAACTGGGGCGTGAACGGAATCATCGTGAACCAGATCGCGCGCGAACTGGGGCTCCCGAATACCTACGATGTGGTGAAGGGCATTAGCCGCTTGGGTTATTACGATGTGATGGACTTTGCGGGCTACAACGCGGGCAATGGATTCTTGCCTTCGCTGCCGGCGGCATGGGAACGCGCCTACATGGGCTGGACTCCGGTAAAAGAAGTGCGCCCGGTGGCGGGTAAGCCTGTGACAGTCGAAATTTCGGCGGCTGGAACGGGAAGCGGAACTGAAATCGTGAAAGTCCCGCTAAGCGCAAGCGAATACTTGCTGATTGAAAACCGTCAGCGCAGCTGGAATAAAGAAGGCGAAGTCAGCGTGTCGTTGAGTGGTGCGGGCGAAAGTTCCGATACGACAATCAAGACCGTGCCTGTAGACAGCTTACATTTGGTTTTTGAAGATAGCGTGGATTGTGCGAAAAAGTGCAAGGCCAACAAGAAAAAGGCGAAGGGCGTTATCGTCGACATTAGCAGCTACGATGCGGGCCTCCCGGCGAGCGGCATTGTGGTGTGGCGCGTGAATGACTGGTACTTGCGCGAAACCTTGGAATATGGCATCGCGAACTTCTGGGGTGGCGACACCTTGCGCGATCACCAGTTCGGTATCGCGATGGTGGAAGCTGACGGCATTTTGAGCATTGGCAAGACGTTCAAGAATGCCCTTGGCGAAGATACTTATGACTACGGCTCGGGTACGGACTTGTTGCCGCACTTGCGCAAGCCGGGCAAGGATTCCAAGCAAAAGTTCGATACGGTCAAGACGATTGGTTCTACCGGTTATGCAAACACCATGACAACCCAGGGCGGCTATACCGGAATCAAGATTGCGGTGAATGTGCCGAAGGGTGCCCGTGTTGAAAAGACCTCTAATTCGTTCATGGGCGATAGCGTGGTGAACTTTGGCGCGCAAAAGATTAGCGTGACCATTAGCATTGACGACGGAAGCATCGATGGTGCCGAATTCCCGCGTAACATTGGCCTTGCCTCTGCCGTGCGTGGCGCCGTGTTTGTAGACGATCCTGAAAAAGATGGCGAAAAGCTCTTGGTCGTAGGCGCCATGGATGGAACGCTCCAGGTATTCAATGCGATGGGCGACACCTTGTTCCCGGCGGATACGGTTATCAAGCAGAAGACTTTGACCCGTAACAGCGCCGAACGCGAGGTGCCTCTGTACCGTGTGGGCGCAAGCTACGGTCCGTTGGTAGGCATGGCAAGCGACGGCAAGGATGTTTACAGCTTGCATACCA contains these protein-coding regions:
- a CDS encoding FISUMP domain-containing protein, whose translation is MKKILWLFALMALLAACSASDSTSGNDDQSVAEESSSSVSKNDSDDDDISSESSKDKSSSSSKKAKSSSSAKESKSSSSSVAAKESSSSKGVSSSSEDLSSSSEEAPSSSSIASSSSRFNCQRDYYCASIAEKCDEDMLDSFKIVTKSETRYYHCDTNGWQYLTHAEYDTFGKKCEADGDTLWSNHVFKHEDDSLNTGRTLYICREGKPEQVINYLKHIYFECNEKNQNRVVQKKYSSFICQGNAWSLLDQETGTMVDPRDGKEYRTVGIGNHLWMQEELRYNQNPSTNVTYTWSTAMGGIPAAVKEGAILNTYVQGVCPDGWRVASHTDLVELSSYFKAMSAWVSNFEQQCYIGKENWFRSGSQYDHYEGTDCMNTMFFPADISVIGKKLKESDKGHLTGMWVSWGREYEGEALLISNARFTGGTTVPFKEYGNYSMSSAFTVRCVKNEDGEYAYKTALQAPTYTVSR
- a CDS encoding FG-GAP-like repeat-containing protein; the encoded protein is MKLNAKIFALVFGLFSLATTFAADTLQVFAIRVEFAEEKTDNSLTTGTGLFDSDKAKKDAYSLDPQGVRNSAPYWRKHFEFANAYFNKASNGNVVIDAHIYPKESSAYKLKKQIIDYNRTSKMKGEKTAEFDDARSRDYLQFIYDAVMAAHESGDSPFKEPLSKNPNTKRAYMIIHAGASRLVDGGSMGTRGADTPGDFMDVYIDKSAWQYLPDSIKNAAFHKEGKKANGKDSLVAEGLILKGAAVDTLKSIMVTSETASQDGLNWGVNGIIVNQIARELGLPNTYDVVKGISRLGYYDVMDFAGYNAGNGFLPSLPAAWERAYMGWTPVKEVRPVAGKPVTVEISAAGTGSGTEIVKVPLSASEYLLIENRQRSWNKEGEVSVSLSGAGESSDTTIKTVPVDSLHLVFEDSVDCAKKCKANKKKAKGVIVDISSYDAGLPASGIVVWRVNDWYLRETLEYGIANFWGGDTLRDHQFGIAMVEADGILSIGKTFKNALGEDTYDYGSGTDLLPHLRKPGKDSKQKFDTVKTIGSTGYANTMTTQGGYTGIKIAVNVPKGARVEKTSNSFMGDSVVNFGAQKISVTISIDDGSIDGAEFPRNIGLASAVRGAVFVDDPEKDGEKLLVVGAMDGTLQVFNAMGDTLFPADTVIKQKTLTRNSAEREVPLYRVGASYGPLVGMASDGKDVYSLHTKKLVKTSFAGGFPVQQEIDIDSATAGPLVYDGKIMVADKTEGRNFVWTFSGASFDGKSAPIREIPAPVVDMVKCSRTDDAFALAVVTAENFVYKKYGKKLDGVSGERWKIACTDLDRDGSDDVIVVGSRGTVAAYVEGEMELKALWTKSYKRGAAGTSGLKDETSGIAIGDINGDGYPEIVFLGDNLVYALDRSGLPIAGFPVKISRGAPVYGFFSDPILVDVNGDDMPEILVPSSDGLVYAFTGKGKQVTDGFPLAAGSYEDMDSTSVIQPMSIFVANAVSDKKSKGPELYALHRDGVTAFRLRKASSDAAESDAAWTLPAGGNERTGYFDASKLADVKKVSSKDEISEFFMFPNPVRGGKAKARFEVGADAKNATIELYDITGLCVFKAKMSDVKQGRNQFENLDLKDLGSDVYTARLKVKFESGKTKQKLYRVGVVK